The genomic stretch TTTAGATTTTCTTGAATAAAACTTTCCAAGCCAATAACTAAACCAATACAACCTGAGTCTTTCATTAATTGTAACATTTTTATGTCATTTCCAATATTGATTGTAGCTGAAGCAGTCCATTTTATCTTTAATTTTTTCAATTCATTCATTAAATTGATTGCATAACTTTTGTCAGCTAAGAAGTTCGGATCATAGAATACCCATTTTTTATGTTTATTTGATTTTATTTCACTTACAACAAAGTCTATATTTTTTAATTGATTCTTTCCACTATACATTTTAGTGACTGAACAATAGGTACATTTGTTAGGACAACCATTGTTTGCTACTATAGTTCCAAAAGATTTATAGTATTTTTTATTTGTAAGTAATTTTCTATTTAATGGTTTATATTCAAAATCATTTCCCACTAATTCAAAATATTCTCTCTTAGGTTTTCCTTCAACAAAATCTTTAATAAATGTAGGAAAGGCAATTTCAGCTGGTCCTTTTATAACAGTATCAAAATACTCTAAGGCTTCTTCACTAAGCACAGTGGCATAATGTCCTCCTATTTGAGTATATGCTCCTCTATCCTTCCAAAATTTTGAAATTTCTTTTGCTCTCCTTGATGCTGAAATCACAGCTGATATACAAATTAAATCAAATTTCTCGTCACTATATTTTGAAGAAGTTGCATCATACTCTTCCACTCCCTCATCTACTAGGATAATCTCTGCATTATATTTTTTATCAATCAATGATTCCAAAGTTATCAATGTAATTTGAGGATAATATTTTCTTTGATGAAGTGAGTCAAATCTATATATATTATCCTTTGCTAAAACTAACATTATTCTCATAATTTTATACCTTTTTTATTATAAATTTCTTTTCTATTTATGTAATTAACTGCTAGAAAAATTAAAGCATGTCTAAAATTTGCTGCTCCATCAAATAATCTTGACCATATATTTTATGAGTGTTATATTCTACTTTACATCTTAATATTCCTGCTTCAAATTCTTCTACTGTCATGTTATGTGGAGTGTATGCAGCTTTTCCATATCTAAAATTATCATCTATCCACCATTTATCATATAGTAATCTTCCTTCATTCTTTAATCTGTCATAAAAAGGAGTTCCTGGAATAGGTAATGCTGGATTGAAACCCGCTAAGAAAAACTTATGTTTATTTGAAAAATCTAACATTTCTTGAAAATAATCCTTTGTATCATAGTCATAACCTATTACATAACTTGCATGAACTAAAATTTTATATTTTTTAAATATTCTTATAATATTTTCATAGTCAAAGTCATAATTAGATTTCTTATTCATCTTTTTGATATTCATTATATTTATATTTTCAAAACCTAAAAGCATTTCAATACAACCTGACTCTGACATAAGTTTTACTAATTCTTCATCTTTTGCTATATCAATACTTCCTTGACAAGCCCATTTTATTTTTAATTTTTTTAACTCATTAAATAAGTGTAAAGCTTTCTTTTTATTTGCAAATATATTATCATCTACAAAATATATAACCTTTGCTCTTCTATTGGTCTTAAAAATTTCTTTAATTTCTTCTATTACAAGTTCCACTCTTCTATGTGCATAATCTCCTCTATGAACAGAACCTATGGTACAAAACTCACATTGGTGCATACAACCTCTACCAAATTGTACAGGTACAACAAAAGAATACTTTTTATCTTTAAATATACTTCTATCATAAACCACCTCACTAATATCAGGCAATTTAATTTCTTCATATACTTTTTGTGGATTTCCATTTTCTAATTCAATTAAAAATCTTGCCCAATTTCCTTCTGCACTTCCAACAAAAACAGTATCTGCATATTCTTGAACTTCTTCTGGAATAAGTGAAGCATGATAGCCACCAATAACAACATAAATACCTTTTTTTCTATAATTATCTGCTATTGTATAGGCTCTTTTTGCAGTTAAAGTAAAAGTTGTTATTACAACTAAATCAACGTCTAAATCCATTGGGATATCTTCTATTCTTTCATCAAATAATACAACTTCATGTCTTTTTCTATCTGTAAGTCCTGATAAAACTGCAAAACCAAGTGGTTCTATTGCATCATTTGAACGTTGTCCACCTAAATTAGGTCTTAAAAATGCTATTTTCATTTTCTACCCCCATTTATTTTTTATCTTTTTGCATAACATCTTCTTTATTATAAAAACCAAATTTCTCATAAAATTTCTTAGCATCTTTTGTAATTAGTAAACCTCTTAGATGTATTAATTCCTCATCATTTATCAATGTTTCAACTAATTTTTTTCCTATTCCTTCTCCTCTATATTCTTCATCTACTATTACATCACATATATAATAATTTGTAGTATAATCTGTTATTACTCTTGCAAAACCAATTAATTTATTTTTATCAGTCTCATAAGCAAAATAGCACAAAGAATTCTCAACTGTTTTCTTTACAGTTTCTTTTTTTCTATCCTTTGCCCAATATGAAGTATTTAATAGTTTTGTTAAATCATCTAAATTATAGTTAATATCATTTTTAATAATTTTACATTCCATTTAATTTCCTCCTGTAAAATTCAAATTTTCCTTTTATTATACTTTAATTTAAATTTTTTATCTATTATTTTTTATTATTTTATAATATAAAAATTAAAATTTGGTAAAAATTTGGTATAATTAAATTAATAAATTTAAAATTTTTTTTAGAAAATTTTTGGAGGAGGTTAAAATGAAAGAAGATAATAATAGAAAACATAAAAGAGACTTATATTTTTTGATTATTTGGAATATTTTTATATTTTTAGGGCTTAGTATTTTTTTATTTTATAGCTTATTAAATAAAAAAGTAGATTTTTCTGATATCAGAGAATATATTTTCTTAATTCTAATAGGATTCATTTTGCTTATCTCCCTAATAACAATTATAAAGAAAATTAAATTACTAAAAGTATTTTCTAATAAATCTGATAATATTATCAAAACTTCTGAAAAAGAAATATATACTTATAAATTTTTAAATATGTATAAAAAATTAGTTTATAAAAGAATGTTAGTGATATTTGCTCCTATCTTATTTTCCTTTGTGATAGCTATCTTTCTGTATATAGCAACTTCCAAAATACAAAATAGAAATGAAGAAATAGTTTCATTGATTTATATGGGAGGTAAAATAACTTTTTTTATCACTCTTTTGCCCTGCCTAGTTATTTTCTTTATAATATATATTTCAAGTTCTCAAAAAATAAGAATGCTTCAAAAAGTATATGATTTTGCTTCAAAAGAAGAAGTAAATCATTTAGATGAATCTGAAAGTTTAACTGAATTACATAGTCCTAAACCTAAATATATTTTTACTAGAAAGTTTTTTATAAATTGGGATGGTTCTTTAAATATTTTCATATTGGAAGATATAGAGAAGATTGAATACAAAAAATATAACTATTTTTTTATATATGGAACAAAACTTCTTATATACCTAAAAAATGCGAAAAGAAAAAAATTTGTTATGCCGGTCCAAATGAAAATGAATGGAGAAAAAGAAATTTTATTGTTAAAAAAAATAGTAATTTTGAAGGAAAAGTTGATTACAATATCAATTTACCTATATAAATTAAATACAATATATTTAATATTTTATAGATTTTTTTTTATGCTTTCTATAATAAAAAAAGTTATTGCAAACAAGTAATAAAAATAAAACAAAGTTTACAATAACTTTTTGTAAAATTTACTTTCCTAACATTTTTTGATAACTTTCATTGAAATTGTCTAAAGGTACTTCTATAAGAATATCATCATATTTTTTATTCATAAATTTAATTTTCATTACTTTTCCATTTTGCATTTGAGGAATTAATTCATTGAATACTTCTTCATCAGTAGTCATACCTCTTACTGGAAATCTCATTATTGCATACATAATTACAGCATTTGCTTCAATAGCAGGATTATCATCTACTGTTATATATAATCCATAAGTATTAATAGCTTTGTTTTCATTAAATGTTTTTTCAAAAGAATAATGGAAAAGTGGTAAAGTTGAACCTCCTCCACCATCTGCCAAAGTGATTACATTATTCGCTTGTTTCAATGTAACAGAGTTGTTCTTAGGAACATATTCCCATTCTCCAAAACAAAGATAAGAAAATAAAAAAAACATAGTTAAAAACAATTTTTTCATCATAATACCTCCTAAAATTTTTAATTTTATTTATTATTTTACAAAAAATGAAATAATAACTAAAATAAGTGGAACTAACATAATCAGACTTCCTGCTATTTTAAATCCCTTATATGCAAACATTTTATCTTTGTCATTAAGAATTTCATGCTTTTTAGGATTTTCAAGATTATATTTTACTGTTATCTTTTCTCCTACATGATATTTTGTTTGTCTGCTCATACCATGAGTTCCCATATAGGTAATGCAAGTAACATTCTCAGAGTCAAAATATCTTTGATTTATAGCTACATTTTTCAATAAAACATAAGGTTTAACAATATATTTATGTTTATTTACTTCATATTGATATACAACAAAAGTATCTAATAATTTTCCACCAATTCCATCTTTTCCAGATTTTATAACTTCTAAAACTTTTCCTTCTGCTTCTCCTTCTCCTTGAAAATTCTTCATTTCATTTTCTGATATTCTTTTACTTATCTCAGCAATGATTAAAAATACACTTGCAAATATAAAAAATATTCCAGCAGATAATAAAATTCCTAATCTGTTACTCATCTTTATTACCCCTATTAAATTTAATAAAAATCATAATACATTACCCATTTATCTTCATTTTCATTATAAAAAAACATTAAACTTCCTGAGTCTACTATATTATATCTTGCTACTTCATCACTAGAAATTTGAAAAACAAAGTGATAGTCTTTTATTGCTTCTAAGCCTAAACCTGGCTGACAATAAGAAGGATATCCTCCAAATTTATGTAAATATGAATGATTAGTTGCAATATTACTATAATAATCTAATATATCTTCTTCATTTTTTTCTTTGTCTAACTCTTCATCATATTCTTCTTCTAATTCACAAATTTCATCTTCTACCTCAAAATCAAGTCCTCCCCCATCCCAAACAGGGAAATCTTTATCATTTAGTTTTGCTATTAAAGGATAAGAATCAGGACAAATATTATCATCTCTTAGATATTCATTTTTAACTAAGATATCATCTTTTGTATAAGTTCTTAATATCCAACCATCTCCATTTTTTGAAACTCCTTCATTTTCTTCATTATATTCTGGAAAATCCTCTCCCATAAATACAGTAATATATTCAAACTTCTTCAATGTTTCTGGTAAGTAAGAAAGATTAGCTAAGTAAAATTGTGCTACTGGATACATAGTTCTTCCTTTATTATCTTTTGGTCTTTCTTCAACTTCATTTTCCTAGCATAAAAATACTCTACCTATCCAACTAATTTTATTTTCATCATCATAGTCAAATTTTTTAGTTTCAAACTCTGTGCAAGTTTTTGCGATTTTTTCTCTTAGCTCTTTTATTTTAGTTTTTATAAATTCTGATTTTTCTTTTTTTATTTTTTCCATAAAAAAACTCCTTTTATTCCTCTATTCTTATAATTCTACGATAGAAATTAAAATCACCATCAAGTTCATCATCATAATCATTAACAATAGAATCATCAACAATATTTATAGCACCAATAGGCTTTTGAATGTAATATGGAGAACAAGATAAATAGCCTAAAAATTCTCCAAAACCTCCACAAACATTAAAACCTCCATCTCCACCTTTAAATATTAATTTATTAGCTTCTATAATTTCCATTTTATAAGGGTCATAAGCAATGGAAAGTCCAAAGAAGTTTGGCTCTTCTAAATCATATTTATTACCTTTTTTAGTATAATAAGCTAAATTCATGTTATAATCTATATCATCTCCCCAAGGAAATAAGGTTCTACACCCACCACCACACAGATATTCCCACTCATCTAAATTAGGTAAAGAAAATCCATCATATTTTATATTTTTATATAATTCATCATATGTTATATAGTCATATAGCTCAATTTCTATCTTATCTTCTATTTTAGTAAATCTCGCAGTTCCATCTAGTGTTAATCTATTATATTTGTCACTTTTAAATTTATTATACTCATCAAGCAATTTAATATTAAACTCTTTTAATTCATCTAAATTAGATTTTCTCCAAGATATTGTCTGTAAATCTCTTTCAACTAACATAGGTTTTATAGTAGCTTTTCTAAGTTTACTAAAGTTATCTCTGATATATTCTCCTAAAACTGTATCCAAATCTTCAGATTCATCTAAACAATATTTTAATCCTTCTAAAGTTTCAGCAGATAAGTTCTTAGGTAGACCCTCATAACCCAATGTTACAGTATCTCCTGGAACAAAAACAAATTCACTTTCCTTATATTTAAAGACAGCAGTAAATGTTGATTTTGAATATTTACTAAAAGTTTCAAATCTTAAAATTTCCATATTATATTTTTTAGCTAAATTTTCCAAAATCTCTTTTTTCTTTTCTTCTGATAATTTTGAATAAATATCATTATATAAATCTTTCACTTTTAAAGTCCTTTCTCAGTAAAACAATTATTATCAATTTTATTTTTATATTTTACAAAAAAAGAAGTCCATTAATACACAGACTTCTTAATAGTTACCCCCTTAAATTACCCTCTAGCTCTTACAATTTCTTCCTCATCTTCTTCATCATGAGAAGTTACCCTATTCATTTCATTTAAAAAAGTTTTATTGCTAGGAATAGAACAGAAAATTTTATTTCCAACATTTACTATTTCTGCTTTTGTAATAAAAATAGCTCCTGCTATATAATCTAAAACCCTTCTTGAATCATTATCATCAAGTTGACTAAAATTCATATTAACTATCTTATCCTCTTTTATATAAGCTGCACATATCACACAGTCCTCAAATTTTGTAGGTTTTAAAAATACTATATCAACATTCTCTGTCATATCTTACACTCTCCTTGTAATTATTTATACACTTTTATATAGAATACTATTTTTATGAAATAATTTCAACTTTTATTTTAAAAATTTTATATATTTTTTAAAACTATTTCTAAGATTTCATTTGTTGAAAGATTACTTGAAAAGCCTGCTGCCTTATAATGGCCTCCTCCTCCAAATAAACTTGCTATTTCATTTACATCTATTTCATATTTACTCCTCATACTACCTTTTATTTTTCCATCTGCTTCTTCTCTTAAAAATAATGAAACAGAAGCTTCATAGTATGAAAGTATCTTTTCAACAATTCCCTCAGTGTCTTCTTTTTTAGCCTTATATTTTTTCATAGTTTCATTATCTAAATAATAATAACTAAGTTTTTTTTCTGGATAGAATTCAAAATTCTTTAAAGCTTCTCCCATCATTTTTAAAGTCTGATAAGAATTAGAATTTAAAAAATTAGTTACTATATAGTTATTATTTACTCCCATTGAAATTAAATCTGTTGCCATTTGCATAGTTCCAACTTTAACATTACTATGTGAAAAATTTCCTGTATCATTCACTAAACCTAAGTATAGTGCTTCTGCCACTGAAATAGAAAATTTATACTCCATATATTTTATAAAATTATAAATAATCTCAGAAGTAGAAGATGAATATCTTATTACACAATTTATATCTCCATATTCAGGATTACTAACATGATGATCAATATTTATTGTTTTTTTACTTTCAATGTTTTTTCCTGTTTCTCCTGTTCTATCTCTTGTTGCAGAATCTAAAAATATCAATAAATCACAAGAATATTTTTTATCTTTATCATAAATTTCTATTCCCTCTGTTCCCTTTAAAAAT from Fusobacterium hwasookii encodes the following:
- a CDS encoding DHH family phosphoesterase; the encoded protein is MKEFLEKFKEIKDTIDDNKNIILTAHVNPDGDAVGSGLGLFLTLKENYNDKNIRFVLQDDIPYTTKFLKGTEGIEIYDKDKKYSCDLLIFLDSATRDRTGETGKNIESKKTINIDHHVSNPEYGDINCVIRYSSSTSEIIYNFIKYMEYKFSISVAEALYLGLVNDTGNFSHSNVKVGTMQMATDLISMGVNNNYIVTNFLNSNSYQTLKMMGEALKNFEFYPEKKLSYYYLDNETMKKYKAKKEDTEGIVEKILSYYEASVSLFLREEADGKIKGSMRSKYEIDVNEIASLFGGGGHYKAAGFSSNLSTNEILEIVLKNI
- a CDS encoding GNAT family N-acetyltransferase; amino-acid sequence: MECKIIKNDINYNLDDLTKLLNTSYWAKDRKKETVKKTVENSLCYFAYETDKNKLIGFARVITDYTTNYYICDVIVDEEYRGEGIGKKLVETLINDEELIHLRGLLITKDAKKFYEKFGFYNKEDVMQKDKK
- a CDS encoding B12-binding domain-containing radical SAM protein — translated: MRIMLVLAKDNIYRFDSLHQRKYYPQITLITLESLIDKKYNAEIILVDEGVEEYDATSSKYSDEKFDLICISAVISASRRAKEISKFWKDRGAYTQIGGHYATVLSEEALEYFDTVIKGPAEIAFPTFIKDFVEGKPKREYFELVGNDFEYKPLNRKLLTNKKYYKSFGTIVANNGCPNKCTYCSVTKMYSGKNQLKNIDFVVSEIKSNKHKKWVFYDPNFLADKSYAINLMNELKKLKIKWTASATINIGNDIKMLQLMKDSGCIGLVIGLESFIQENLNGVNKGFNNVKEYKRLVSTIQSYGISVLSTLMIGMETDTVESIRQIPDIIEEIGVDVPRYNILTPYPGTPFYEQLKAENRLLTTDWYYYDTETVVFQPKNMSPATLQEEFYKLWQDTFTFKRIFKRLKTSKNKGLKLILEIFSRQHAKKFKKYTKLDFIN
- a CDS encoding cell division protein SepF, which codes for MTENVDIVFLKPTKFEDCVICAAYIKEDKIVNMNFSQLDDNDSRRVLDYIAGAIFITKAEIVNVGNKIFCSIPSNKTFLNEMNRVTSHDEEDEEEIVRARG
- a CDS encoding DUF3592 domain-containing protein, with translation MSNRLGILLSAGIFFIFASVFLIIAEISKRISENEMKNFQGEGEAEGKVLEVIKSGKDGIGGKLLDTFVVYQYEVNKHKYIVKPYVLLKNVAINQRYFDSENVTCITYMGTHGMSRQTKYHVGEKITVKYNLENPKKHEILNDKDKMFAYKGFKIAGSLIMLVPLILVIISFFVK
- a CDS encoding B12-binding domain-containing radical SAM protein, with the protein product MKIAFLRPNLGGQRSNDAIEPLGFAVLSGLTDRKRHEVVLFDERIEDIPMDLDVDLVVITTFTLTAKRAYTIADNYRKKGIYVVIGGYHASLIPEEVQEYADTVFVGSAEGNWARFLIELENGNPQKVYEEIKLPDISEVVYDRSIFKDKKYSFVVPVQFGRGCMHQCEFCTIGSVHRGDYAHRRVELVIEEIKEIFKTNRRAKVIYFVDDNIFANKKKALHLFNELKKLKIKWACQGSIDIAKDEELVKLMSESGCIEMLLGFENINIMNIKKMNKKSNYDFDYENIIRIFKKYKILVHASYVIGYDYDTKDYFQEMLDFSNKHKFFLAGFNPALPIPGTPFYDRLKNEGRLLYDKWWIDDNFRYGKAAYTPHNMTVEEFEAGILRCKVEYNTHKIYGQDYLMEQQILDML